The bacterium DNA window AGATGCCGCGCGTATCTTGTCCAATGCCGTGTTACGTATGCCTGTCAATTCGTCTTTTTCACTCATTTTGTAACCGCCTTGCCGTAATAAGCAACCAGCGCCCAATTGCAGAAGCTCAGTAGATCCCGATCGACGTTATCAATCCGGACCTTCCGACCTCGAGCTATTGGACGCTGGGCGATAATCTAAATTTATTATTGATTATTTGATATTGAGTAATTTATTTATTAAGCGCTCGCCAACTGGGTCTTGGCCCTCTCGACAAGAGAAGCAAAACCCTGTGCGTCTACAACCGCCATCTCTGCAAGAACCTTGCGATCCAGATTTATTTCGGCCTTGTTCAAGGCCTCGATAAACCTGCCGTAAGGCATCCCGTTCATGCGGCATGCGGCGCTGATGCGCGTGATCCACAACCTGCGGAAATCGCGCTTCTTGGCTCTTCTATCGCGGAATGCATAGTTGCCCGACTTCATGACCTGCTCTTTGGCGGTCTTGAACAGTCGGCTCTTTGCACCCCAATATCCGCTTGCTTGCTTTAGTATCTTAGCATGACGCTTATGCGTCATAGTGCCGCGTTTCACCCGTGGCATATCTTAAATCCCCTTACTTAGAATTAATTATTTGGTAAGTTATAGACCAGGGATGAGACGTCTGATTACGCGCTTCTCACCTGTGGTCACTTCACTCTTCATAGAAAGGCGCCGCTTGGCACTCGAAGACTTTTTCATCTTCAAGTGGTTCATACCGGTGTTGCCTCGGCGAATCTTACCATTTGCGGTCACTTCAAACCGCTTCGCCGCCGTTTTTCTTGTCTTGATCTTAGGCACGTGTATACCTCGTTATCTTACCCCATGCGGAGTCTATACTTTCACTATTTTATCGGCGTCTCGACAATCGGAGCAAGAACCATCGTCATAGTCCTGCCCTCCATCAGGGCCGGCCTCTCGACAGTACCTGCGCCCTCTTCCTTGACGATCTCGGCCATACGGTTCAGAGAATCCCGCGCGAACTCGGGATGAGTAAACTCCCGACTGCGGAAGATTACCGTGATCTTCACCTTGTGCCCGGCCTTGAGAAACTTAATGGCATTTCTGAGCTTGAACATAAAGTCATGCTCGTCCGTACCCGGTCGCATGCGAATGCCCTTGAGCTCAGTCATCTTCTGTTTCTTCTGGGCGTCCCGCTCGCGCTTGCCCTGCTCATATCGAAACTTGCCGTAGTCCATTACCCGACATACGGGCGGAGCCGCATTACCGGCAACCTCGATGAGATCCAGGCCGCGCTCTCTGGCATAAGCCAGAGCCTCGCGAAAACCTATTACACCGACCTGAGCGCCGTTCTCGTCGATGAGCCTTACTTCCCGCGCACGAATGCGTTCATTTACCCTGAGGTCCTTTTGTATAACTACATCACCCCGTAAGAGTCTCTGCCGGTCGAGCGCATGCATTCCCCTCTTCCGACAGGCCGACCTTAAGTATAGCGAAAATACCCGGTCGTTGTCAAGTAATAATTTACACTTATATCAGGGCGATGCATTTGCTGCTTGTATTGGCAGTAAAACCGTCTTGAATGGCAAATGCTTAGCCCCTATAATTTACCAAACAAACGAGCCTTCCAGCGGCAAATTCCTGGATGACGAACCGACATACACATTGAAGTTGCCAGGTTCGACAACCCATGACTTGCTACCGACGTCGTAATATGCAAGGTCGTCTTTGCTGAGCGTAAAGCTCGCTGTCTTCGTTTCGCCAGGCTCGAGCACAAGCTTATTAAAACCCTTGAGTTCGCGTATCGGACGGGGAACACTGCACTCTACATCGCCTACATAGAGTTGAGCAACTTCAGCCCCTGTTAGGCTGCCTGTATTTTTGACGGAGCACGTGATCTCGATTGTCCTTGAATAGCCGCTGCCCTTTTCGGCAATCTTCAGATCGCCAAACTCAAATGTCGTATAGGAAAGGCCATGACCAAAGCAGAACTGCGGCTCCACTTCGTTCTTATCATATCCCCTGTAGCCGACAAATATTCCCTCGGTGTATGGAGTCTTGCCGTCGTCATTAACGTTGTAATATGGAGCAGTCGGGTTGTCCTGCTCGCGCTTTTCATAGGTGGCGGGAAGTTTGCCGGACGGATTCACATCGCCGAATATGACCTCCGCGACTACCCTGCCGACCTCCTGGCCGGGATACCACGCCTCGATGACCGCCGGGACATGCTCCAGCCAGCCAGCCCATGCCACACCGCCGCCCGTGTTGAGAACGACTATTACTTTTGGATGTGACTTGGACAATACGCAAATCTCATCAATTTGCTCTTGTGGAAGCTCGAAGGGTCTGTCGTATCCCTCGCCCTCGGTTTCCCGGCTGAAACCTGCGCAATAAACTATTGCATCTACGTCCTTGAGACTGTCGGCCAAACCTGTCACATCCAGCGCACGCTTCCAACCAAACGAGACTTGAGCGCCTCCCTCGGCCTGGAAATACTCGACGCGAATATCGTAATCGCGCTCCTCCAGATCAAGCGAAGCCTGCGACGAACGAGGTTCGTGCGTTTTCCAATCGTCGATTATGAGTTTGTCATCGACATACACCCGCACTCCATCGTCCGACTTCGTATTGAACGTGTATTTGGCCGCAAGCGGAGGCCGTATTTTGCCTGTCCATCGCACTGAATAGTTGTACAGCCCACTCGTGCCCTCGGGAGGATTTTGACACCAATCGAAACTGATGTCGCTTGCCTGGGTGACTTTTGTCGGAGTTCCATCCAGATCTCGATTGTCGAACACTTCCATCTTGAACGGACATGCAAAGCCGAGATATTGAGGACGGGGCACATCGACGGAATTGCCGACGATGCCTCGAATGCCGTCGAGGATGCTGGTAGAGTGGAATGTATCGGTGAATGCGCTGCCGCCCGCACAATAGACTGCAGGATGCGCATTCGGACCCACCACGGCCACCGACTTGACTTTGTTTCGATCAAGCGGCAGAACATCATCCTCGTTCTTGAGCAATACAATGGACTCGCGCGCGACTTCAAGAGCTGCTTTTGCACAATCGGGATTGTCCTTGGCAATGGACTCGTCGAGTTGTGGTCGATCAAAGAAACCGGCGGCGATAAATATACGCAGCATCCTGCGCACCTTCTCATCTATTGTCGATTCCTTGACCCTGCCGTCCTGGATCGCAGGCATTAGGTTCTCTTTGTTCATGAACTTGCCGACGGGCATCTCCAGGTCCAGACCATGGTTGGCCGGGTTTACGGCGTCATATACTGATTCCCAGTCCGACATAACGAAGCCGTCGAAGCCCCACTCGTCTCTCAAAACCTTGTTGAGCAGCCAGTCGTCTTCGGAGCAGTGGGTGCCGTTGAGCAGGTTATACGAGTTCATAAGGCACCTAGATTTGGCCTTCTGGATCGCTGCTTTGAATGCGGGCATATATATCTCGCGAAGGGTGCGCTCATCGACTTCTGAGCTGATGTTGTGGCGGTCCCACTCCTGGTTGTTGCAGACGAAGTGCTTGATCGTCGCCAGTACTTCCTGCGACTGGATGCCCTCGATAAGCGGCACGACCATCGTGGAGGACAGATATGGGTCTTCGCCCATATACTCGAAATTTCTGCCGCATTTGGGCGAACGGTATATATTTACGCCGGGGGCAAGCAGGATGTGTACGCCGCGAGAACGGCAGTCTTTGCCCAAACATTCGCCTATTCTGCGGGCGAAGCTCGTGTTCCACGTGGCCGCAAGAGCAATGCCTGCCGGATATGCGGTGGTCTTGCCATAGCATCGGCAGCCCATAGGGCCATCGGACATAATAATCTCGGGAATGCCGAGCCTTTCAACGGCTCTTACAGAGAAGCCCGTCCCACCAATATAGTCTATCTTTTCATCGAGTGTCATCTGAGCAAGCAGCTCATCTGCGCGCTTTTCAGAACTTTTGGCCATTAAATATCCCCTATTACAACAGTGAATCAGGGACTAAAGTCCCACATATGCTACGTCGGGGATTCAAATCCCCGATGATCAGCAAAGATAATTAACACAAAACAGTAAAGTCATTGTCCAGTTTACATGGAATTCGGCTCGGCGGGAGCCTCGCCCTCCCACTTATTTTTTACAATGCCTATCTGCGTATGGTTGCGCCCTCACCCTTGCCCTCTCCCCCGGGAGAGGGAACAGCAAATAATCAATACAAAATATCAATTACTAAATCAGGACAGTTCCTGCTTCAGTTGGATTATCAGGTCACTGACGGAAACTGCACCCTTATCGCCCTCAGCGCGTGATCTGACGGAGACTGCGTCCGCTTCGGCTTCACGGTCGCCGACTACCAGCATATACGGTATCTTTTGCATCTGAGCCTCACGGATCTTGTAGCCGGTCTTCTCATTGCGGTCATCGACCTGCACACGAAGACCCTCGGCCTTGAGCTTTGACGCAACCTTTTCGGCATATTCGACGTGTCTGTCGGCAATAGGAATCACCACTGTCTGGACAGGCGCCAGCCAGAGCGGGAATGCACCCGCATAGTGCTCGATAAGGACGCCCATGAAGCGCTCCAGTGAGCCGAAGAGCGCTCGGTGGATCATAATCGGCCTGTGCTGCTGGTTGTCCTGGCCGACATAGGTGATGTCGAACCGCTCTGGTTCGTTAAAGTCGACCTGGATTGTGCTGCACTGCCACACGCGGCCAATTGCATCTTTGATCTTGACGTCGATCTTGGGACCGTAGAACGCTCCGCCGCCCTCGTCGATCTTATACTCGAGACCGGAACTGTCCAGAGCCGCTTTGAGCGAATCCATTGCCTGTTCCCAGACATCGTCCTCGCCGACGGATTTCTCCGGTCTGGTGGACAGATATATCTCGAACTGCTCGAAGCCGAAACGCTTCAGGATCATCAAAACAAAGTCCAATACACGCTTTGTCTCGGAGTCGAGCTGGTCGCGTGTACAGATGATGTGCGCATCGTCCTGTGTAAAGCCTCGCACGCGCATAAGGCCATGCAATACCCCGGAGCGCTCATAGCGATATACCGTGCCTAGTTCGGCCCAGCGGATCGGCAGCTCACGATAGCTGCGCACGGTCGACTTATAGATCAGCAGATGGAACGGGCAGTTCATCGGTTTGATAAGATACGGCTGTCCCTCGACCTCCATCGGCTGGAACATGTTCTCGGTGAAGAAATCCAGGTGGCCGCTGGTCTTCCAGAGGTCCTGACGGGCGATATGCGGTGTGTAGACCAGTTCATAGCCGTTGGCATAGTGCTCGTTGCGCCAGTAGTCCTCTATGATCTTGCGAACGAGCGCGCCCTTGGGATGCCAGAACACAAGT harbors:
- the rplT gene encoding 50S ribosomal protein L20, whose protein sequence is MPRVKRGTMTHKRHAKILKQASGYWGAKSRLFKTAKEQVMKSGNYAFRDRRAKKRDFRRLWITRISAACRMNGMPYGRFIEALNKAEINLDRKVLAEMAVVDAQGFASLVERAKTQLASA
- the rpmI gene encoding 50S ribosomal protein L35, producing MPKIKTRKTAAKRFEVTANGKIRRGNTGMNHLKMKKSSSAKRRLSMKSEVTTGEKRVIRRLIPGL
- the infC gene encoding translation initiation factor IF-3; its protein translation is MHALDRQRLLRGDVVIQKDLRVNERIRAREVRLIDENGAQVGVIGFREALAYARERGLDLIEVAGNAAPPVCRVMDYGKFRYEQGKRERDAQKKQKMTELKGIRMRPGTDEHDFMFKLRNAIKFLKAGHKVKITVIFRSREFTHPEFARDSLNRMAEIVKEEGAGTVERPALMEGRTMTMVLAPIVETPIK
- a CDS encoding glycoside hydrolase family 3 C-terminal domain-containing protein; amino-acid sequence: MAKSSEKRADELLAQMTLDEKIDYIGGTGFSVRAVERLGIPEIIMSDGPMGCRCYGKTTAYPAGIALAATWNTSFARRIGECLGKDCRSRGVHILLAPGVNIYRSPKCGRNFEYMGEDPYLSSTMVVPLIEGIQSQEVLATIKHFVCNNQEWDRHNISSEVDERTLREIYMPAFKAAIQKAKSRCLMNSYNLLNGTHCSEDDWLLNKVLRDEWGFDGFVMSDWESVYDAVNPANHGLDLEMPVGKFMNKENLMPAIQDGRVKESTIDEKVRRMLRIFIAAGFFDRPQLDESIAKDNPDCAKAALEVARESIVLLKNEDDVLPLDRNKVKSVAVVGPNAHPAVYCAGGSAFTDTFHSTSILDGIRGIVGNSVDVPRPQYLGFACPFKMEVFDNRDLDGTPTKVTQASDISFDWCQNPPEGTSGLYNYSVRWTGKIRPPLAAKYTFNTKSDDGVRVYVDDKLIIDDWKTHEPRSSQASLDLEERDYDIRVEYFQAEGGAQVSFGWKRALDVTGLADSLKDVDAIVYCAGFSRETEGEGYDRPFELPQEQIDEICVLSKSHPKVIVVLNTGGGVAWAGWLEHVPAVIEAWYPGQEVGRVVAEVIFGDVNPSGKLPATYEKREQDNPTAPYYNVNDDGKTPYTEGIFVGYRGYDKNEVEPQFCFGHGLSYTTFEFGDLKIAEKGSGYSRTIEITCSVKNTGSLTGAEVAQLYVGDVECSVPRPIRELKGFNKLVLEPGETKTASFTLSKDDLAYYDVGSKSWVVEPGNFNVYVGSSSRNLPLEGSFVW
- the thrS gene encoding threonine--tRNA ligase, whose product is MRGMDKKMTVEELSTLRHSTSHVMAHAVKNLFPDAKIAIGPSIEDGFYYDFGVSRAFTPEDLERISEEMAKIIAGKSEFVRKEISRDEALEIFKNEPYKTELIKELPDGETISIYEENGFVDLCRGPHIANTGEVKAYKLLHAAGAYWRGDERNPMLQRIYGTAFVTQKDLDEYLLKLEEAEKRDHRKLGRELDLFSIQEEAGPGLVFWHPKGALVRKIIEDYWRNEHYANGYELVYTPHIARQDLWKTSGHLDFFTENMFQPMEVEGQPYLIKPMNCPFHLLIYKSTVRSYRELPIRWAELGTVYRYERSGVLHGLMRVRGFTQDDAHIICTRDQLDSETKRVLDFVLMILKRFGFEQFEIYLSTRPEKSVGEDDVWEQAMDSLKAALDSSGLEYKIDEGGGAFYGPKIDVKIKDAIGRVWQCSTIQVDFNEPERFDITYVGQDNQQHRPIMIHRALFGSLERFMGVLIEHYAGAFPLWLAPVQTVVIPIADRHVEYAEKVASKLKAEGLRVQVDDRNEKTGYKIREAQMQKIPYMLVVGDREAEADAVSVRSRAEGDKGAVSVSDLIIQLKQELS